TTTTTTGATCGAGGATTTGCTGTGAAGCCAGATTCCAATCAAAATCATCATAGCTACCGCAAAAATCCCCACTGCTCCTTCGATGATTTCACGATTGGAGCCTGATGTTACTGCTGGAAAGGCAATTTGCAGGATGAAAGCAATAACCAGACTTGCCATGATCCCTGTGATAGCACCACCATAAACCCACTTGAGTCCCTTTCGCATCTTGGCTGCTTTCAAGGTCGTTACCAAGGCCATAACGATTAAGAGAGCCTCCACACCTTCTCTTAGGAGAATCAGCATGGCATCAAAGGCATTGTAACGTGCGCTAGTATCAATTTGTGATAAATCTGCAATCAGTTTTTCTAATTTTTCTTGGTATTCCTTCTCACTTCCCTTGACCATAATCACAGGGCTTTCGCTTTCCACTCGAGTATAGAGGGAAGGATTGGTCGTGCTAACAGAACCTTCAATCGTTGACCAGATAGTGATGAATTCCTTCATACTGGCTGCTCCTGATGCTTGGTCACCAGCTTGGAATTGTTCCAAAGCCTTCTTCAAAAGGGCAATACCGTCTTTGAGAGTCAAATCCGAAGATGTTTCTACTACTTCTTTTCCAGTTACAAAATCATCAATGGCCTTTTTTAAATCCTCAAAGGAAGTCTGGATGGAGTTAAAATCTGTAGGTTCAGTTTCCATGCTACTACGCAGGAAGGAAATGGCTGTTTCAACACGGCCATAATGAGCTGTACTATTGTCACGAACCACACTTTCATTGATGGTCCAAGTGGAATTCATTTTCTTAAAGGCTTCTCGGACCTTTTCCAAATCTTTGGAGGCAATGGCTTGTTCCAAGGCTTCAAAACGAGGACTTAGACGATTGACCAATTTTTCCTTTTCCGCATCTAAGTCAACAGGATTTTGTTCTTTTTCAAAGGTCAATAAGGCTGCAGAAATTTCGGTAAGTTTGTCTTCAGTAATCTCGCCTGATTGAGCTAACTTTTCCTTAACGACTTTACCAGCCTCAGAATTGCTGTCTTTTACTCTCTCGAAATCTGATGCCATCTCTTTAACGAGGTTCTGGGCCTCAGACTGATTGCCATTTTTGACCGCTTTAGAAGCATCTGTGATTTTTACAAAGTAAGAACTCAAGCTTTCTTGGGCACCTACTGGGGAAAGAATTAAAAGTGACAAAGCTAAAACTAGTAACCAGCTTTTAGCCTTCCAATAATTTCTGACCAATGTAGCCTCCTTTCTCCACACCACCAAAGCAAGCAAAAAGTCCACTACCAATGTGAGTGATGTATTCATTCATCTTATCAGTAGCACCTAGGTTAGTTTGAACCTTGACAAAATTATCTGGATCCTTCTGGAAAGAAATGAAGAGCAAACCTGTATCAAACTGACCAGTTTTTTCATCAATGCCATCTGAGTAAGAATAAGAACGACGCAAAAGGGGCTTGTCTACTTCCTTAGCCAAACGAACATGCGAATCATCAGGTAAGAGACTCAAATCCACTTCATCAAACTCATTTTTCTTACCAAAAGGGGCACCACTTTCCTTATAACGGCCAAAGGTATTTTCTTGTTCTTCAAGACTAGTGCGATCCCAGGTCTCTAAAAACATCTGAATTCGACGAACTGCCATATAAGAACCATTTTCCATCCAGTCCTTACTATCAGCCCAGATAACGCGGTCAAAGTCTTTCTCCTTGGTTGGGTTTGCTGTTCCATCTTTAAAACCAAAGAGGTTACGCGGAGTCTCCATTCGATCACCGATAGCTGCAAAACCAGACTGACTCCAACGAAGGGTCACTGCATTTCTCCCCTTACGGATGAGGTTACGAATCGCATGAAAGGCAACTTGCTCATCATCGGCACAGGCCTGGATCACAATATCCCCACCAGTATATTTTTCACGCAATTGCTCTTTAGGAAAAGGCGGTAAACCCCTGAACACTTGAGGACGCTTGTTTTCCAAGTTCATCTTTTTCAAGAAACTTGCAGACACACCAAAAGTCAGCGTCAAACGATGAGGGTTAAGCCCGACTGTTTCACCAGTATCACTCGGAGGCAAGAGAGCATTCTGTCCATCTTTTTTGACCAACTCTCCCTCAACTAACTTGGCACTATAATTCGTCCAATCCTTGAATAATTGGATAATCTTATCTCTATCCGTCGTATGCAAATCCAAGACAACAAAATAGATATTCTTTTGCATGGGCGTACTAATCCCAGCTTGATGCTTGCCATAAAAAGCAATTTTTTCATTTCCGTACGAGATTTTTTCCTGACTTCCTAGCTTAGGTGCGAAAAAAGCAGAAGCACCAGAGAGTCCTAGTGCTAAACCAGCCCCTCCAATCCCTGCTTTTTTTAGAAATTCTCGACGGTTCATTTTCTTCTCAAAAAACTTTTCGTCTTTTTCAGTCATGACTCTTATTCTCCACTAAGAAATTTACCCATTTGTGATAGAGGTTCACCAAGTTTTGTCACAGCTTCTGATAATTCTTTGGTATCTTCTTTTGTCAAATCAGTATAGAGCTTGTAGTGTTCCTTGTCGGTCATGTGTTTGTCCAACAAACTATTAACTGACTTGAAATCTGCTTCCAATTCTTTAACTAGGTTAGCGTCTGATTTTTCAAGCAAAGGTTTAAAGAGTTGGAAAATCTTCTCTGCTCCCTCAATATTGGCTCGGAAGTCATACAAGTCTGTATGAGAATAAATTTCCTCTTCACCTGTAATCTTACTTGTTGCAACTTCGTTAAGCAAGTCAACTGCCCCAGTCAACATGACCTTGTAGTCCACATCTACAGTTGCAATCTTAGCTTTCAATTCCTTGATATCATTTACCAACTGATCACCATAGCTTTCAGTTCCTTTAGTGGTATTTTCTTCCCAAAGGATACGCTCGATACGGTGGAAACCTGACCAACCTTCTTCTGTCTTGTTTTCGTCCATATAGTCTGCCAAACGGAAGTCAATCTTGACATCTGACTCACCAAAACTTTCAGCAATTGGTTCTGAACGCTCATAAGACATACGAATCAATGGATAAACCTTTTTGGCTTCTTCTAGCTTACCTTCTTTCAACAGTTTGACAAAGCCTTCCGTATCTGTCAAGAGTTTATCGATTTGCTCTTGAACAAAAGTCTTATAGTCAGCAGTGGCCTTATCAAGCATTTTCTGCTTGTCTTCAGACAAGGCTGTCACTTTAGATGAATCACTTGTATTGCTTGGCTTAGATTGGTTAGTAGCACAAGCTGTCAATAGCAAGGCTGAAGATAAAAGGACAAAACCTAGTTTTTTCATTGTTTACTCCTATTGGTTCAGAAAACCTGAATTAATTTTACGTTTCATTATAGCATATTTTCACTCATTTTTCAATAAATTGTCAGAAAATTTAATGTATTTAGACTGATATTTAGCTTACAATTTGTATGAATTAGCCCCTTATTCATGAAGTTTTTATAATCAATTCTCTGTACCTATTAATATTTTTAATATTTCTTTTTTGAGGCTTAAACTAAAAGATAATTGATAAAAATTGAGTACATAGCTCTTTTATAAAGTCTAACCTTCTTTTATATTTTACAATAAGTGTAAAAAGGAGAGTTATTATGCGCTATGGCTATGTTCGAGTATCTACAAGAGAACAAAATATCGATAGACAATTTTCAGCCTTGGTAGAAAACAAATTAGCAAAAGAAAATATTTTTATTGATTATGTTTCAGGAAAGGATTTTGACAGAATCGAATATCAAAAATTATTAACTACCTTGAAGGAGAATGATGAATTAGTTATTAAGTCAATTGATAGATTGGGAAGAAACTATGATGAAATTTTAGAACAATGGCAATCAATTACTAAGAAAAAGAAAGTAAATATAACTGTTTTAGATTTCCCCTTATTAAACACAAAGAATAGCGATGACAATATCACAGGAAAACTAATATCTGACATCGTTTTGCAAGTTCTATCTTATGTGGCACAGTTTGAAAGAGAACAAATCAAACAAAGACAAATGGAAGGAATACGAGAAGCAAAGAAAAAAGGGGAAAAATTCGGTAGACCAAAATTGCTTGTTCCGAATAATCTCCCTGATGTGATAGCTCAATATACGAAAAAAGAAATAACCTTACGAGAAGGTGCAGACATCTTAGGAGTATCAAAAAGCACCTTTCATAATTGGATAAAAAATTCATAGTTCCTGTCAAAAAACCTAGGATTTTTTGTACAGGAAATACACTTTATTTTAGAATCATTTTCGTTAGAAAAAAGGTTCTAAAATCCAGCATCTTGACCGATTATTATTACACTACCATTCTATCAAGTTTGTCCAAAAAAGTCTAGGTTTTTGGACAAACTGATTACTTTACAACAAATAAAAATAGGGAGTATTAAATGAATGCACAAACAAACTAAAAAATTTACACTTGCAACTATCTCAGCTCTATCACTTCTTGGCACTGGAGTTATCACAGCTAATCAAATATCAGCTAGCGAGAATACGAGTACTGAAAAACAAATAGAAGCAACAATTACAAAGGTTGAAATTGATTATTTTGGACTTAGCTTCGAAGGAAAACTTTCAGAGCCACTACCACATGGAGGTGATAATGCTGCTAAGGGAAATGTTACTCTAATTGAGAAAGCTAGTGGAAAAATTGTTTACCAACATTATAATGATGTCATTTTTAGTGGTCTAACTAAAGATGTCAGTGATCAATTTTTACAACCTTTATTTTATAGCAATCAATTTAAAGGTGATATTTTTGTTTCAGAACAATTTCCAGATGGAACATATATTTTGGAGATGTCTGGAGAAGCTGGTTCGCCTTACGGTGACTTAACTGATACAAGAAAACGTGTCTTTAAAGTTAGAAAAGAGGTGACTATCGGAAATCCTTCTACAAATTCAAATACGAACACAACAACTCAATCAGGTTCGAATTCTAATATCTCAGATAGTTGGCTACAATCTGGTTCTCGTTGGTGGTATAAACACGCCGACGGTTCCTATACAACTAATGGCTGGGAAAAAATCAATGGTGTTTGGTATCGTTTTGACTACTCTGGTTGGATGCAAACTGGTTGGGTAAAAGACGGCAGTTGGTACTACCTCGACGGCTCAGGCGCTATGAAGACAGGTTGGGTCAAAGATAACGGTAGCTGGTACTATCTTCAAGACTCAGGCGCTATGAAAACTGGCTGGATGAAGGTATCTGGTAAATGGTACTATGCTTATAGCTCTGGTGCACTAGCAATCAATACAACGACCCCTGATGGCTATCGTGTTAATTACAACGGTGAGTGGGTTTAACATACAATAGAAATAGATTAAGGAGACAATTAAATGAACAAAGTTATAAAAATTGAAGATGAAACAGTTTATGTTGGAAAAGGTGATAATGGCCAATTTACTGCAATTTCAAGAAAAAGTTTTGGTTTTGAACCACAAGTAGGTGATTACGTAGAATTTTATCAAAACGGTGATGAGTATATTGTTTCAAAAATAGATAATACATCTCCAACTAGCTCTAGCCAACATTCAAATGGAGTGAGTGATAAATCTAAACTGGCCGCAGCTTTATTTGCCCTATTTTTAGGAGCACTTGGTGGATACGATTTTTACATCGGAAATTCTAAACAAGGATACAAGCGTATTGGCATAACTCTGCTAGCTATCATTCCTATTTTAACGCCATTTGTTTTACTAGCAAATGCTATTTGGAATATTATAATTACTATTCAAGTTTTAACGTCCAAAACTGGTAGCAAATGGCACCAAGATGCCCAAGGCTTAGAATTGCAAGATTAAATACATGAAAAAATTATTTCTATTCAGTATCAGTGTTTTAGCTATCTCCATTTTAACAGCTTGCCAACCTCAGAGTAAAAACACTTCCTCAGAAAGTTCTGAAACAACTACTTCTAGTAGCAGTTCGCCTACTTCCACATCGGAAGAGAAGAAAAATGATTACACCCTATATAATCCTGTCCTTAAAGAATATGCCAAAGTATTAGATGGTTCATCAGCTTCACCTAAAGAGCTCAATTCAAAAGCAAACTTAAAAAATACTTATCCTAAAGAATACTCTGGACTACAATACAGCTTGTATGATTTAGACCAAAATGGTACGGACGAACTTTTGATTGCCCTAAAAATGGATTCTAACTATTACGATTTATTAGATATTCGAACTCTTAAAAATGGTGAAGTTATTCGACTGACCAATGCAGAAAACAATCTGGACTTTATTGGAGAGCGAGTACATTTTAATCCTTTAGAAAATGGTTATTTTCAATTATCTACCCGAGTATCTACTAATCAAATCCAACTTAAACTATACAAATTAAATCAGGATGGAACACAGTTAGAGTTAATTAGTGAATCAGATACAGAAGAGGGACTGGGGACAAAACCACCTTCCCTTGACATAAGATCTTTCTCTTGGAAATCTGTCACAAATCTCATAAGTGAAGAATCTTCCCTTCCAGCAGAAAGTAAAGGGATGGATATTTCTGCAATTCAAAATAGGGATTTTTCTAGTGTCTCAGGAACTTGGAGGAATCGTTCAGGTATCGAATTCACTTTTGACAAAAATGGGTTAGTAAGTGATCAGTCCAAAATTTCAATTGAACACGCTAAAGAAATTGACCACTATCTAAAGGCAAATTCTATTTCTAAAGATGGAGGTGCTGGTGCAGCTATTGCCTTTTTACCAGCTGGAGTTTCATTAACCATGTCTGTCACCTCTTCTCCAGATAATGGCTATACTGACCCATCTGATACAACACAAGATCGTTTATGGTTTGGACAACAACTTATCAATGGCAGTATTGAGGGATTTTTCTACAAGGTAGAATAGTGTTAGTAAACTCTTAAACTAGCTCAAAAAATATCTGGTAACATTTCATAAATACATATAGGATAAATATTCTTATGCTCTTAGAATATCTATCCTATATTTTTATTCCCTTTGCATCCCTATTGATACTAAATGAATTCACTCAGAAAAAGATTAGACTTTTAACATCAAAATTGATAAAATAAAAAGGAAAATAATTGTAAAAAGGAAACTGTAAATCACCATGATGAACATGCAAAACATGATGCGCCAAGCACAAAAACTTCAAAAACAAATGGAACAAAGTCAAGCAGAACTTGCTGCTATGCAATTTGTTGGCAAATCTGCTCAAGACCTTGTTCAAGCGACCTTAACTGGAGATAAGAAAGTTGTCAGCATTGACTTCAATCCAGCTGTCGTTGACCCTGAAGACCTTGAAACTCTTTCTGATATGACTGTTCAAGCCATCAACTCAGCTCTTGAACAAATCGATGAGACTACCAAGAAAAAACTGGGTGCTTTCGCTGGAAAATTGCCATTTTAAGTATAAGAAAAACAAGCATTCAAAAGAATACTTGTTTATCGTGGGAGGAACAATTGTTCCTCTTTTTGCTTACTAAAAATTAAAGAATTCCATGGCTTGTTTGAAAAGCAATTCAGTATACTCTGGGTCTTCTTGGGCAATGGTTACCTGGTCTTGAATCACTTTCCAAGACATGTGTGATCATGCCATCTGCTCCCAAATGAACAGATTTATCAAAGGACTCTGAACTATTGATGGTCCAAACGTACAATTTCTGATCGGTATTCCAAAGCTTGTTGACAAAATTTTCATCCAAAGTTGAATACTCCATGGTATAACCTGTAGCTTTCGTTCTTGGGAAAATACTATTGTAAGGTAGGATGAAATAAACTGGAATTTGCGAATCGTAGGCTAAAACCTGGTCAATCACATGGTAGTCCAAGGATTGCATTTGGTGACCATTCTGCTTAAGAACCGTTCCATATTTTTCCATAAATCGTTTCATCATATCTGGGCTATCTTTTCGACTGGTCTTAATCTCAATAAGAAGTTTCTGATGCAATTCATTGGCTTTGTTAAGGTAGTCATCAAAACTGGACACCTTGGTATGATAGCCATTTTCTGAAATATCAAGTTTGGTTAATTCTTTCAAAGTTAAATCCTGAGGATTGGCATTAACTCCTGTAAGATTCTTGATATTGGCATCATGCATCATGACAAACTGGCCATCTTTTGTTTCCTGAACATCCGTCTCAACAAAGTCTGGCTCTAGCTGAGCTGTCCTCTCTAGTGATTGGACGGTATTTTGCACACCATTCTTTTTAGATACTCCCCTGTGAGAGATAATTAAAGGTTTATGTGCTACTGGAGCTTCCAAATAAACATAACCCTCGAGAGCGAAAAAGATACAAGCACAGCCCATCACTCCCCATCTCATCCAGTGGTCTTTCTTTCTCCTTGGTGTGATTTCTAGTTCTTCTCCTGTTAAGAAGGAAACAAATTTAATGAGAAAGTAAGTCAAGGCTGTATAGTGGAAATTTTTAATCAAGACAAAGTTGATAATCCCCAGTACAAGAGATTCCTTATGAGTCAGACCATCCATCAAGGCCTGACTTGCTAATATTGGAATCAATAAAAGAATGAAAAATAGGTAGGTTTTGACGACAATCCAAAGCAAGTTCCAGATATAAAACCAGGATTGCTTTCTGGTTTTCTCTAGACTGTATCTGACTGCTTCTTTGACGGTCTTTTTCTCAAACAAAAGTTGAGGTAGGGCAAACATGAAACGCACTGAAATGTAAAATAGAAGTAAAGCCAAAATAGTAACCACTATACCTACTAGCCAATACTTGTCTTCCACATAATCAACG
This portion of the Streptococcus mitis B6 genome encodes:
- the efeB gene encoding iron uptake transporter deferrochelatase/peroxidase subunit, which gives rise to MTEKDEKFFEKKMNRREFLKKAGIGGAGLALGLSGASAFFAPKLGSQEKISYGNEKIAFYGKHQAGISTPMQKNIYFVVLDLHTTDRDKIIQLFKDWTNYSAKLVEGELVKKDGQNALLPPSDTGETVGLNPHRLTLTFGVSASFLKKMNLENKRPQVFRGLPPFPKEQLREKYTGGDIVIQACADDEQVAFHAIRNLIRKGRNAVTLRWSQSGFAAIGDRMETPRNLFGFKDGTANPTKEKDFDRVIWADSKDWMENGSYMAVRRIQMFLETWDRTSLEEQENTFGRYKESGAPFGKKNEFDEVDLSLLPDDSHVRLAKEVDKPLLRRSYSYSDGIDEKTGQFDTGLLFISFQKDPDNFVKVQTNLGATDKMNEYITHIGSGLFACFGGVEKGGYIGQKLLEG
- a CDS encoding N-acetylmuramoyl-L-alanine amidase family protein; translation: MSALSLLGTGVITANQISASENTSTEKQIEATITKVEIDYFGLSFEGKLSEPLPHGGDNAAKGNVTLIEKASGKIVYQHYNDVIFSGLTKDVSDQFLQPLFYSNQFKGDIFVSEQFPDGTYILEMSGEAGSPYGDLTDTRKRVFKVRKEVTIGNPSTNSNTNTTTQSGSNSNISDSWLQSGSRWWYKHADGSYTTNGWEKINGVWYRFDYSGWMQTGWVKDGSWYYLDGSGAMKTGWVKDNGSWYYLQDSGAMKTGWMKVSGKWYYAYSSGALAINTTTPDGYRVNYNGEWV
- the efeO gene encoding iron uptake system protein EfeO, with product MKKLGFVLLSSALLLTACATNQSKPSNTSDSSKVTALSEDKQKMLDKATADYKTFVQEQIDKLLTDTEGFVKLLKEGKLEEAKKVYPLIRMSYERSEPIAESFGESDVKIDFRLADYMDENKTEEGWSGFHRIERILWEENTTKGTESYGDQLVNDIKELKAKIATVDVDYKVMLTGAVDLLNEVATSKITGEEEIYSHTDLYDFRANIEGAEKIFQLFKPLLEKSDANLVKELEADFKSVNSLLDKHMTDKEHYKLYTDLTKEDTKELSEAVTKLGEPLSQMGKFLSGE
- a CDS encoding FTR1 family protein; protein product: MVRNYWKAKSWLLVLALSLLILSPVGAQESLSSYFVKITDASKAVKNGNQSEAQNLVKEMASDFERVKDSNSEAGKVVKEKLAQSGEITEDKLTEISAALLTFEKEQNPVDLDAEKEKLVNRLSPRFEALEQAIASKDLEKVREAFKKMNSTWTINESVVRDNSTAHYGRVETAISFLRSSMETEPTDFNSIQTSFEDLKKAIDDFVTGKEVVETSSDLTLKDGIALLKKALEQFQAGDQASGAASMKEFITIWSTIEGSVSTTNPSLYTRVESESPVIMVKGSEKEYQEKLEKLIADLSQIDTSARYNAFDAMLILLREGVEALLIVMALVTTLKAAKMRKGLKWVYGGAITGIMASLVIAFILQIAFPAVTSGSNREIIEGAVGIFAVAMMILIGIWLHSKSSIKKWNAFMESQMETVTKTGSFISMFALSFLAVFREGAETILFYVGILPRISSFEFVFGISLALLVLVIIAVLMNKASQFFLPHKVFFILTWMIYALAFKMLGVSVHALQLTNMAPNHLLTGFPTIDLLGIYPSWEGLTSQLIFVVIVLIVTFRQGEK
- a CDS encoding YbaB/EbfC family nucleoid-associated protein; its protein translation is MMNMQNMMRQAQKLQKQMEQSQAELAAMQFVGKSAQDLVQATLTGDKKVVSIDFNPAVVDPEDLETLSDMTVQAINSALEQIDETTKKKLGAFAGKLPF
- a CDS encoding DUF6287 domain-containing protein produces the protein MKKLFLFSISVLAISILTACQPQSKNTSSESSETTTSSSSSPTSTSEEKKNDYTLYNPVLKEYAKVLDGSSASPKELNSKANLKNTYPKEYSGLQYSLYDLDQNGTDELLIALKMDSNYYDLLDIRTLKNGEVIRLTNAENNLDFIGERVHFNPLENGYFQLSTRVSTNQIQLKLYKLNQDGTQLELISESDTEEGLGTKPPSLDIRSFSWKSVTNLISEESSLPAESKGMDISAIQNRDFSSVSGTWRNRSGIEFTFDKNGLVSDQSKISIEHAKEIDHYLKANSISKDGGAGAAIAFLPAGVSLTMSVTSSPDNGYTDPSDTTQDRLWFGQQLINGSIEGFFYKVE
- a CDS encoding recombinase family protein, which translates into the protein MRYGYVRVSTREQNIDRQFSALVENKLAKENIFIDYVSGKDFDRIEYQKLLTTLKENDELVIKSIDRLGRNYDEILEQWQSITKKKKVNITVLDFPLLNTKNSDDNITGKLISDIVLQVLSYVAQFEREQIKQRQMEGIREAKKKGEKFGRPKLLVPNNLPDVIAQYTKKEITLREGADILGVSKSTFHNWIKNS